A section of the Tenrec ecaudatus isolate mTenEca1 chromosome 15, mTenEca1.hap1, whole genome shotgun sequence genome encodes:
- the INO80C gene encoding INO80 complex subunit C isoform X3, with protein MEVMSDSKMVSSDFSTGPAERATKPLQFKDPNFVHSGHGGAVAGKKNRTWKNLKQILASERALPWQLNDPNYFSIDAPPSFKPAKKYSDVSGLLASYTDPQSKLRFSSIEEFSYIRRLPSDVVTGYLALRKATSIVP; from the exons ATGGAGGTCATGAGCGACAGTAAAATGGTGTCCTCCGATTTCAGCACAGGGCCTGCGGAAAGAGCCACCAAGCCTTTGCAATTTAAGGATCCCAACTTTGTG CATTCCGGCCATGGAGGCGCAGTGGCTGGCAAGAAGAACAGAACCTGGAAGAACCTGAAACAGATCCTCGCTTCGGAAAGGGCGTTGCCGTGGCAACTGAACGACCCTAACT ACTTCAGTATTGATGCTCCTCCATCCTTTAAACCAGCCAAGAAGTACTCCGACGTCTCCGGTCTCCTT gcctcctacacagaCCCCCAGAGCAAGCTGCGGTTCAGCTCCATCGAAGAGTTCTCCTACATCCGGAGGCTCCCGTCCGATGTTGTCACCGGCTACCTGGCCCTGAGAAAGGCCACGAGCATTGTCCCCTGA